The following coding sequences are from one Prochlorococcus sp. MIT 0604 window:
- a CDS encoding NAD(P)H-binding protein, whose translation MKILLVGATGTLGRQIAKQAIEDGHDVRCFVRNPRKASFLQEWGCELTKGNLLNSSDIEYALQDIEVVIDAATSKPDDPKSIYEIDWDGKVNLFNACESLNVKRVIFLSILLTEKFRNVPLMDIKHCTEKLLEKSDLEYTIFKCAAFMQGVIGQFAIPILDSQAVWMSGTPTKIAYMNTQDMAKIIVAAVNNPKTHRVSLPLVGPKAWDSTEVISLCEKFSEKKAKIFRVSPFLISITQKVVSFFQDSLNVAERLAFAEVTSSGESLDADMSKTYEILELRKEDMTSLESYLKEYYQQILKRLREMEADLNIEEKKRLPF comes from the coding sequence ATGAAGATTCTTTTAGTAGGAGCAACAGGGACACTTGGGAGACAAATAGCTAAGCAAGCTATAGAGGATGGACATGATGTTAGATGCTTTGTAAGAAACCCAAGAAAAGCTTCCTTTCTTCAAGAGTGGGGTTGTGAGCTGACAAAAGGAAACTTATTGAATTCTTCTGATATTGAATATGCATTGCAAGATATTGAAGTTGTTATTGATGCTGCTACAAGTAAACCAGATGATCCTAAAAGTATTTATGAAATAGATTGGGATGGAAAAGTTAACTTGTTCAACGCTTGTGAATCTTTAAATGTAAAAAGAGTAATATTCCTTTCAATTCTTTTAACAGAAAAATTTAGAAATGTTCCATTAATGGACATTAAACATTGTACTGAAAAACTTCTTGAGAAATCTGATCTAGAATATACAATTTTCAAATGCGCAGCTTTTATGCAAGGAGTTATAGGTCAATTTGCTATCCCAATTTTAGATAGTCAAGCAGTATGGATGAGTGGAACTCCAACTAAGATCGCATACATGAATACTCAAGACATGGCAAAAATTATTGTCGCAGCAGTTAATAATCCAAAAACCCATAGAGTATCATTGCCATTGGTTGGTCCAAAAGCATGGGATTCAACCGAAGTCATATCCTTATGTGAAAAATTTAGCGAAAAGAAGGCTAAAATTTTTAGAGTTTCACCTTTTCTGATTAGTATCACTCAGAAAGTAGTTTCTTTTTTCCAAGACTCTTTAAATGTTGCTGAGAGATTGGCTTTCGCTGAAGTAACTAGTAGTGGTGAATCATTGGATGCTGACATGAGCAAAACTTACGAAATATTGGAACTTAGAAAAGAAGATATGACCTCACTAGAAAGTTATTTAAAAGAGTACTACCAACAAATACTTAAAAGATTAAGGGAAATGGAAGCAGACCTGAATATTGAGGAAAAAAAGAGATTACCTTTTTAA
- a CDS encoding Re/Si-specific NAD(P)(+) transhydrogenase subunit alpha, whose amino-acid sequence MTKILIPSETSSGERRVSATPEAVKKLKSLGCDVYIESSAGKLSGFSDLSYEESGGRIINNLDQKIWGEADLIFCVQTPSEDNLTKLKKGAVLLGLLNPYGNKKLLRIINSNKISALSLELLPRISRAQSSDVLSSQANIAGYKAVLLAASELDRYFPMLMTAAGTVQPAKVVVLGGGVAGLQAVATAKRLGAIVFVSDIRPAVKEQVESLGARFIELPEVEEKPGEAGGYAKAVTPEFLSKQKATLTKYLSEADVAICTAQVLGKKAPVLIDSPMIEKMRPGAVVIDLAVSQGGNCEGTKSNETTIKDGVKLIGAGELPSSVPYDASSLYAKNLTSLITPFIKDGVIKLDKEDELISGCLLSDEGVVLQNKVFEN is encoded by the coding sequence TTGACAAAAATACTTATTCCTTCCGAAACAAGCTCTGGTGAAAGGAGAGTTTCAGCTACACCAGAAGCGGTAAAGAAATTAAAAAGTCTTGGATGTGATGTTTATATTGAAAGCTCAGCAGGAAAATTATCAGGATTTAGTGACTTATCATATGAAGAATCGGGAGGAAGAATAATAAATAACTTAGATCAAAAAATTTGGGGTGAAGCGGACTTAATTTTTTGTGTTCAAACTCCATCAGAGGATAATTTAACCAAATTAAAGAAAGGCGCAGTTCTGCTTGGTCTTCTTAACCCATATGGTAATAAGAAGCTTCTCAGGATTATAAATAGTAATAAGATTTCAGCTTTATCACTAGAGTTGCTTCCGAGGATTAGTAGAGCTCAATCTTCTGATGTTCTTTCTTCACAGGCTAATATTGCTGGATATAAAGCAGTTCTTTTGGCTGCAAGTGAATTAGATAGATATTTCCCAATGCTTATGACTGCAGCAGGGACAGTACAACCTGCCAAAGTAGTGGTTCTTGGTGGAGGCGTTGCTGGATTACAGGCAGTTGCGACAGCAAAAAGACTTGGAGCAATAGTATTTGTATCAGATATTAGACCTGCTGTTAAAGAACAAGTAGAGTCCCTCGGAGCAAGGTTTATAGAACTTCCTGAAGTTGAGGAAAAGCCTGGAGAGGCAGGAGGTTATGCAAAAGCTGTAACACCCGAATTCCTCTCAAAACAGAAGGCAACTTTAACTAAATATTTATCTGAAGCTGATGTTGCTATATGTACTGCGCAAGTTCTAGGTAAAAAGGCCCCTGTTTTAATAGACTCTCCCATGATTGAAAAAATGAGGCCTGGTGCAGTAGTTATTGATTTAGCAGTTTCTCAGGGAGGGAACTGCGAAGGTACAAAATCAAACGAAACTACTATTAAAGATGGGGTAAAACTCATAGGAGCGGGCGAATTACCCTCTTCGGTTCCTTATGATGCAAGTTCACTTTATGCTAAGAACTTAACATCATTGATTACACCATTTATAAAAGATGGTGTAATTAAATTAGATAAAGAGGATGAACTCATTTCTGGATGTTTATTAAGCGATGAAGGAGTTGTTCTTCAAAATAAAGTTTTTGAAAATTGA
- a CDS encoding alpha/beta fold hydrolase, with the protein MELGRNNSISFGLSDYLKNKPFREVLPWIGGDLQTLRDTFVIDFGKSKKNKKILFPINKILSKKFEFDYLLGFLELPENLNSLRGFVIVTHGLGGSTKRFGLRRISRKLANNGFGVLKLNLRGSGSARYLAKGNYCARCSSDVISAIKYFKKLINLEFKDLIKRNNNIPIYGVGLSLGGTILLNACLDYDENKGEKLLYGLACVSSPLDLSSCSLCIEKPRNYIYQRWLLNRLKNQLWEGLNDEGKILNNEKLRKKIRSLKSIREFDHKFTAPSWGFNSLEDYYVKASPIFRIQNSIKKLPQMLFIHSKDDPWVPYKDTLNLRKESIDKFTIFITEKGGHNGFHSINGCWSDEVVKNWFMSI; encoded by the coding sequence TTGGAGTTGGGGAGAAATAATAGTATATCTTTTGGTTTGTCAGATTACTTAAAAAATAAGCCATTTCGAGAAGTCTTACCTTGGATAGGTGGCGACTTACAAACTTTGAGAGATACTTTTGTTATTGATTTTGGTAAATCAAAAAAAAATAAAAAAATACTCTTTCCGATTAATAAAATTCTTTCTAAAAAATTTGAATTTGATTATCTTCTAGGGTTTTTAGAATTACCTGAAAACTTAAACTCACTTAGGGGTTTTGTAATCGTTACGCATGGTTTAGGGGGCTCAACTAAACGGTTTGGTTTAAGAAGAATTTCTAGGAAATTAGCAAATAATGGTTTTGGAGTTCTTAAATTAAATCTAAGAGGATCTGGATCTGCTAGATATTTAGCTAAAGGAAATTATTGTGCTAGATGCTCCAGTGATGTTATTTCAGCAATAAAATATTTTAAAAAATTAATTAATTTAGAGTTCAAAGATCTTATTAAAAGGAATAACAATATTCCAATTTACGGAGTTGGATTATCTTTAGGCGGAACAATTCTCTTAAATGCCTGCTTAGATTACGATGAAAACAAAGGAGAAAAACTTTTATATGGCCTAGCCTGCGTGAGTAGCCCTTTAGATTTATCATCATGTAGTCTCTGTATTGAAAAACCTCGAAATTATATCTACCAAAGATGGTTACTTAACCGCTTAAAAAACCAGCTATGGGAAGGATTAAATGATGAAGGCAAAATTCTTAATAATGAGAAATTAAGAAAAAAAATCAGAAGTTTAAAAAGTATAAGGGAATTTGATCATAAATTTACAGCTCCTAGTTGGGGATTTAATTCTTTAGAAGATTATTATGTTAAAGCTTCTCCAATATTTAGAATCCAAAACTCAATAAAAAAATTACCTCAAATGCTTTTTATTCATTCTAAGGATGATCCTTGGGTTCCATATAAGGATACTTTGAATTTAAGAAAAGAATCTATTGATAAATTTACTATTTTTATAACAGAAAAAGGCGGTCATAATGGTTTTCACTCGATCAATGGCTGCTGGTCAGACGAAGTGGTAAAGAACTGGTTTATGAGTATCTAG
- a CDS encoding photosystem I assembly protein Ycf4, which translates to MKSDLKSFDKIEQKIGGSRKISNYIIGGMLTIGGIGFVLASISSYTGRDLLPLGNPSSLLFIPQGIIMGAYGVIANLLNFYLWYLVYINFGSGSNYFDKSSKSVEIRRKGLFKDIEVKLNFDEIKSVKLDISEGFNPRRRIALVLKGRKKPLPLSGAGELKPLLQVEEEGARLAKFLDVNLEGLK; encoded by the coding sequence ATGAAATCAGACCTTAAGTCTTTCGATAAAATCGAACAAAAAATTGGTGGATCAAGAAAAATTTCAAATTACATTATTGGAGGAATGCTAACAATAGGAGGTATTGGTTTTGTTTTGGCCTCTATATCTAGCTACACAGGAAGGGATTTATTACCTTTAGGAAATCCTTCAAGTTTATTGTTTATCCCTCAAGGAATAATAATGGGAGCATATGGAGTAATAGCCAATTTATTAAATTTTTACTTGTGGTATTTGGTTTACATAAATTTTGGTTCAGGAAGTAATTATTTTGATAAATCATCAAAATCTGTAGAAATAAGAAGGAAAGGATTATTCAAAGATATTGAAGTTAAATTAAATTTCGATGAAATTAAATCGGTCAAGTTAGATATAAGTGAGGGATTTAATCCTAGAAGAAGAATTGCATTAGTATTGAAAGGAAGAAAAAAACCTCTCCCTTTAAGCGGAGCAGGTGAACTTAAACCACTGCTTCAAGTTGAAGAAGAAGGAGCTCGTCTGGCTAAATTTTTGGATGTTAATTTGGAGGGCTTAAAATAA
- a CDS encoding NAD(P) transhydrogenase subunit alpha, with amino-acid sequence MSFISLLWVLLLGSLLGLELIGKVPPTLHTPLMSGANAISGITMLAALTLIVKAEGNVPLLIIGSVSLGFALFNVVGGFFVTDRMLAMFSRKPSNKK; translated from the coding sequence ATGTCTTTTATAAGTCTTCTTTGGGTTCTTTTACTTGGTAGTTTATTGGGCCTCGAGTTAATTGGAAAAGTTCCTCCTACTCTTCACACACCACTAATGAGTGGAGCAAATGCAATTTCAGGAATAACAATGCTTGCAGCCTTGACTTTAATTGTAAAAGCAGAAGGTAACGTACCACTTTTAATCATTGGTTCAGTTTCTCTTGGATTTGCTCTTTTCAACGTTGTAGGCGGTTTCTTTGTAACTGATCGAATGCTCGCAATGTTTAGTCGAAAACCATCAAATAAGAAGTAA
- the petM gene encoding cytochrome b6-f complex subunit PetM: MAKEIFSIAAVFWILIPIGLVGGALLLKFQGD; the protein is encoded by the coding sequence ATGGCAAAAGAAATTTTTAGTATTGCGGCAGTTTTTTGGATACTGATACCAATAGGATTGGTTGGTGGAGCACTATTATTAAAGTTTCAGGGAGATTGA
- a CDS encoding alpha/beta fold hydrolase yields MNNNFEEENINLPNFWNWNGFKVCWSVSGEDNEIPIIFLHGFGASRKHWRKNIEYFTKRNCASYSLDLIGFGDSDQPGIRQIGELNNKIWCNQVKDFISQVIRPKNSSKVILIGNSLGSLIALTCAVSFNDQIATVIASPLPDQIQENKQSKTKKSSLIKFKDKFIRIFFIFFPLEIILFLITKLGVIKLGLNSAYFKKDNIDCELINLVTKPVLRKTSARSLRAMCIGMSTRDEKFKASYLLRKLCASKKVPFLLIWGEKDNFIPLFVGKKIANFHRWVKLKIVSNSGHCIHDEDPSVFNRISYEWIRDLKIF; encoded by the coding sequence ATGAATAATAATTTTGAAGAAGAAAATATTAATCTTCCTAATTTCTGGAATTGGAATGGTTTTAAAGTTTGTTGGAGTGTTTCAGGAGAAGATAATGAAATTCCAATTATCTTTCTTCACGGATTTGGCGCCAGTCGAAAACATTGGAGGAAAAATATAGAATATTTCACGAAAAGGAATTGTGCCTCATATTCCTTAGATTTAATAGGATTTGGAGATTCAGATCAACCAGGGATAAGACAAATTGGAGAATTAAATAATAAGATTTGGTGTAATCAAGTAAAAGACTTTATCTCACAGGTAATTAGACCAAAGAACTCTTCGAAAGTAATTCTCATTGGCAATTCCCTCGGATCATTGATAGCTTTAACATGTGCTGTTTCATTTAATGATCAGATTGCAACAGTTATTGCATCGCCTCTGCCAGATCAAATCCAAGAGAATAAACAGTCAAAAACAAAAAAATCATCACTTATAAAATTTAAAGATAAATTCATAAGAATATTTTTTATATTTTTCCCTTTAGAGATTATTTTATTTTTAATAACAAAATTAGGGGTTATAAAACTGGGATTAAATTCTGCCTATTTCAAAAAAGACAATATTGATTGCGAACTTATAAATTTGGTGACAAAACCAGTTTTAAGAAAAACTTCAGCGAGATCATTAAGAGCAATGTGCATTGGAATGTCTACAAGAGATGAAAAATTTAAAGCTTCTTACCTTTTGAGAAAACTATGCGCCTCAAAAAAAGTTCCTTTTTTATTGATTTGGGGGGAAAAAGATAATTTCATACCTTTATTTGTTGGTAAAAAGATTGCAAATTTCCATAGATGGGTAAAATTAAAAATAGTATCTAATTCAGGGCATTGTATCCATGATGAAGATCCATCAGTATTCAATAGAATCTCTTATGAATGGATTAGAGATTTAAAAATCTTTTAA
- a CDS encoding NAD(P)(+) transhydrogenase (Re/Si-specific) subunit beta has protein sequence MNLPVIIKFVIDLLAVLLLALGIKGLSKVKSARDANRLAAFAMSLSVVGLLSYYLGTSGIAIQSWIWIIIGSIIGSLLGAILAKKVPMTSMPETVALFNGCGGMSSLLVALGVAIFPISGGQENFDFFKSLINEVSISVSIFVGAITFTGSIVAMAKLQGWLSTPGWTQSKVRHFVNIVFAVASLIAFFDLINGNTSSIWLLVIVSSLLGIGVTLPIGGADMPVVISLLNSYSGIAAAAAGFVVDSQLLIVAGAMVGAAGLILTQVMCKGMNRSLVSVLFGGSLSAQSTASSGSGEYTNITSCSVEECALTLEAANKVIIVPGYGLAVAQAQHTLREVTKKLEQNGIEVVYAIHPVAGRMPGHMNVLLAEADVPYEQLKEMDVVNPDFPATDVVLVLGANDVVNPQAKNDSSSPLYGMPVLDVQEARTVFVIKRGMSAGYSGIKNDLFDLPNTSMVFGDAKKVLNDLIGELKDLGVGEK, from the coding sequence ATGAATCTTCCTGTAATCATTAAATTCGTTATTGACCTTCTAGCAGTACTTTTACTGGCTTTGGGAATAAAAGGATTGTCAAAAGTAAAATCAGCAAGGGATGCCAATAGATTAGCTGCATTTGCAATGTCGCTATCAGTAGTAGGATTACTTTCTTATTATTTAGGCACTTCCGGAATTGCTATTCAGTCTTGGATTTGGATAATAATTGGTTCAATCATAGGTAGTTTATTGGGAGCAATTCTTGCAAAAAAAGTACCTATGACCTCCATGCCTGAAACAGTGGCGTTGTTCAATGGTTGTGGGGGAATGTCATCTCTTTTAGTGGCCTTAGGAGTAGCTATTTTCCCTATATCTGGTGGCCAAGAAAATTTTGATTTTTTTAAGTCACTGATTAACGAAGTTTCAATATCTGTTTCTATATTTGTTGGGGCCATAACTTTCACTGGTTCAATTGTGGCGATGGCAAAGCTACAGGGTTGGTTGTCAACTCCAGGATGGACTCAGAGCAAAGTTAGACATTTTGTAAATATTGTTTTTGCAGTTGCTTCCTTGATAGCCTTTTTTGATTTGATAAACGGCAATACAAGTTCTATTTGGCTTTTAGTGATAGTTTCTTCTTTATTAGGTATTGGAGTTACTTTGCCAATTGGTGGAGCTGATATGCCAGTCGTTATATCTTTATTAAATAGCTATTCAGGGATTGCAGCAGCAGCAGCAGGTTTCGTTGTAGATAGTCAGCTTTTGATAGTAGCAGGCGCAATGGTTGGAGCGGCAGGACTAATACTTACTCAAGTAATGTGCAAGGGTATGAATAGATCATTGGTATCAGTTCTTTTTGGAGGATCTTTATCTGCACAAAGTACAGCCTCTTCTGGTTCAGGGGAATATACAAATATAACTTCTTGCAGTGTTGAAGAATGTGCATTGACTTTAGAGGCAGCCAACAAGGTAATTATTGTTCCTGGTTATGGTCTAGCAGTAGCTCAAGCTCAACATACTTTAAGGGAAGTGACAAAAAAACTAGAGCAAAATGGTATTGAAGTTGTTTACGCAATTCATCCTGTAGCAGGGAGGATGCCTGGACATATGAATGTACTTTTAGCAGAAGCAGATGTTCCTTACGAACAACTAAAAGAGATGGACGTTGTAAATCCTGATTTTCCAGCAACGGATGTTGTTTTAGTTTTAGGAGCAAATGATGTGGTCAATCCTCAAGCTAAAAATGATAGCTCTTCTCCTTTATATGGCATGCCAGTTCTTGATGTGCAGGAAGCTAGAACGGTATTCGTAATTAAACGTGGTATGAGTGCAGGTTACTCCGGAATAAAAAATGATTTATTTGATTTGCCAAATACCTCAATGGTCTTTGGTGATGCAAAAAAGGTACTGAATGATTTGATTGGAGAATTAAAGGATCTTGGAGTTGGGGAGAAATAA
- the trxB gene encoding thioredoxin-disulfide reductase, whose amino-acid sequence MENKEKISNVENVVIIGSGPAGYTAAIYAARANLQPLLITGFNSGGIPGGQLMTTTFVENYPGFPDGVLGPELMDLMKAQAERWGTNLYESDVVSINTDSHPFEIKTLEGTIKSNSIIIATGASANRLGVINEDKFWSKGISACAICDGATPQFRDEELAVIGGGDSACEEAAYLTKYGSKVHLIVRSEKLRASAAMVDRVKANPKIKIHWNTKVYKADGSEWLERIETIHSQEGKGEINIKGLFYAIGHTPNTKFLDNKIDLDNKGYIACKSGRPETSIEGIFAAGDVVDSEWRQGVTAAGTGCMAALATERWLAEKNLAKTIVRETPEPEKKLNSSGFNEEEVNEDTFDSNSEWQKGSYALRKLYHESKKPILVIFSSPSCGPCHVLKPQLKRVIKELDGAVLGVEIDIDKDQDIAKQAGINGTPTVQLFKEKLLKNQWQGVKQRSEFKEAIKNII is encoded by the coding sequence ATGGAAAATAAAGAGAAGATTTCAAACGTAGAAAATGTTGTAATTATTGGCTCGGGACCTGCAGGTTATACTGCCGCAATATATGCCGCACGAGCAAATCTTCAACCATTACTTATAACAGGATTTAATTCTGGCGGAATTCCTGGTGGGCAATTAATGACTACAACATTTGTTGAAAATTATCCAGGTTTCCCAGATGGAGTACTAGGTCCTGAATTGATGGATCTAATGAAGGCTCAAGCAGAAAGATGGGGCACTAATTTATACGAAAGTGATGTAGTCTCAATTAATACCGATTCACATCCCTTTGAAATAAAAACTTTAGAAGGTACTATAAAATCTAACTCAATTATTATTGCAACTGGAGCAAGTGCAAATAGATTAGGCGTGATAAATGAAGATAAATTCTGGAGTAAAGGAATAAGTGCTTGTGCAATATGTGATGGAGCCACCCCACAATTTAGAGATGAAGAATTAGCTGTTATTGGAGGGGGCGACTCTGCATGTGAAGAAGCAGCATATCTCACAAAGTACGGAAGCAAAGTGCATTTGATTGTTCGATCAGAGAAATTAAGGGCTAGCGCAGCAATGGTTGATAGAGTAAAAGCTAATCCAAAAATAAAAATTCATTGGAACACAAAAGTTTATAAAGCGGATGGTTCTGAATGGCTTGAGAGAATAGAAACTATTCACTCTCAAGAAGGTAAAGGGGAAATCAATATAAAAGGTCTTTTTTACGCGATAGGGCACACACCTAATACGAAATTCTTAGACAACAAAATTGATTTAGATAATAAAGGCTATATTGCTTGCAAATCAGGAAGACCAGAAACATCTATTGAAGGCATATTTGCAGCAGGTGACGTTGTTGATTCTGAGTGGAGACAAGGAGTTACCGCTGCAGGAACTGGATGCATGGCAGCATTAGCTACTGAAAGATGGTTAGCCGAGAAAAACTTAGCGAAGACTATAGTCAGAGAGACTCCCGAACCTGAAAAAAAACTTAATTCATCAGGGTTTAATGAAGAAGAAGTTAATGAAGATACTTTCGATTCAAACTCTGAATGGCAAAAAGGCAGCTATGCATTGAGGAAACTTTATCACGAGAGTAAAAAACCTATCTTAGTAATTTTTAGTTCCCCAAGCTGCGGCCCGTGTCATGTTTTGAAACCTCAGTTAAAAAGAGTAATTAAAGAACTTGATGGTGCAGTTCTTGGCGTTGAAATAGATATTGATAAAGATCAAGATATTGCAAAACAAGCTGGTATTAACGGTACACCAACAGTTCAACTTTTCAAAGAAAAATTATTAAAAAATCAATGGCAAGGTGTTAAACAAAGAAGTGAGTTTAAAGAAGCCATTAAAAATATTATCTAA
- a CDS encoding peptidylprolyl isomerase, whose translation MFLFQACSYKNKIDTNYYCQKLGFSCIQSNKIVNFKTTKGDFEVELFGKDNPVTVSNFLENIDNDIYLNQKFYKIINFSQIRFIHGGVNPKNKNYFERNQNPNKTSLSIPLEIKFKEESNPRYNYQIKNPNETENLVNTFDNGSIAMVKSSNNKSSSTEFFFVTTNIPELDGRYSIFGKIIKGLDVLKKINKEDYIKAVKIIN comes from the coding sequence TTGTTTTTGTTTCAAGCTTGTAGTTATAAAAATAAGATTGATACAAATTATTACTGCCAAAAACTTGGTTTTAGTTGTATTCAGAGTAATAAAATAGTTAATTTTAAAACTACAAAAGGTGATTTTGAGGTTGAATTATTTGGTAAAGATAACCCAGTAACAGTATCAAACTTTCTGGAAAACATAGACAATGATATTTACTTAAATCAAAAATTTTATAAAATAATAAACTTTAGCCAAATAAGATTTATACATGGTGGTGTTAATCCAAAAAATAAAAATTATTTTGAAAGAAATCAAAACCCGAATAAGACAAGTCTATCAATACCTTTAGAAATAAAATTCAAAGAAGAAAGTAACCCAAGATATAACTATCAAATAAAAAATCCTAACGAAACTGAAAATTTAGTTAATACTTTTGATAATGGTTCAATTGCTATGGTTAAGAGCTCTAACAATAAGTCTTCATCAACTGAATTCTTCTTTGTAACTACTAATATCCCAGAATTAGATGGAAGATATTCAATTTTTGGAAAAATTATAAAAGGATTAGATGTACTCAAAAAAATTAATAAAGAAGACTACATCAAGGCAGTCAAGATAATTAATTAA
- the ilvN gene encoding acetolactate synthase small subunit: MKHTLSVLVEDESGALSRISGLFARRGFNIDSLAVGPAESKGISRLTMVVEGDDETLQQMTKQLNKLFNVLGVVDFTNLAAVERELMLLKVSSKEDTRSNILDIVQIFRAKVVDVSDMALTLEVVGDPGKLVALEKLLEPYGILEIARTGKVALKRSSGVNTEMLKINKYSLEI; the protein is encoded by the coding sequence ATGAAACATACATTATCAGTTCTCGTAGAAGACGAATCTGGAGCCTTGAGTAGAATCTCAGGTCTCTTTGCTAGAAGGGGATTCAACATAGATAGTCTTGCGGTAGGGCCTGCAGAATCCAAAGGGATTTCGAGATTAACAATGGTAGTAGAAGGTGATGATGAAACTCTTCAACAAATGACTAAACAGCTTAATAAGTTATTTAATGTTCTGGGAGTTGTAGATTTTACTAATCTCGCAGCTGTTGAGAGGGAATTGATGTTACTAAAAGTTTCATCAAAAGAAGATACCAGGAGTAATATCCTTGATATAGTTCAGATTTTCCGTGCAAAAGTTGTTGATGTATCAGATATGGCCTTAACTCTCGAGGTGGTTGGAGATCCTGGGAAGTTAGTTGCTCTAGAGAAATTACTCGAGCCATACGGCATCCTTGAAATAGCGAGAACTGGTAAGGTAGCTCTTAAACGCTCTTCAGGGGTTAATACAGAAATGTTGAAAATAAACAAATATTCTCTAGAAATTTAA
- the psbD gene encoding photosystem II D2 protein (photosystem q(a) protein), translating to MTIAVGSAPQRGWFDVLDDWLKRDRFVFIGWSGLLLLPCAYLAIGGWFVGTTFVTSWYTHGVASSYLEGCNFLTAAVSTPGDAMGHSLLFLWGPEAQGSFVRWLQLGGLWNFVALHGVFGLIGFMLRQFEIAGLVGIRPYNALAFSAVIAVFTSIFLIYPLGQHSWFFAPSFGVAAIFRYILFIQGFHNITLNPFHMMGVAGILGGALLCAIHGATVQNTLYEDTSIYTDGKVQSSTFRAFDPTQEEETYSMITANRFWSQIFGIAFSNKRFLHFLMLFVPVMGMWTSSIGIVGLALNLRAYDFVSQEIRAAEDPEFETFYTKNILLNEGMRAWMSSVDQPHENFVFPEEVLPRGNAL from the coding sequence ATGACGATCGCAGTTGGTAGCGCCCCACAAAGAGGATGGTTTGATGTCCTCGATGATTGGTTGAAGCGCGACCGCTTTGTATTTATTGGTTGGTCCGGACTACTTCTACTTCCTTGTGCATATCTTGCTATAGGTGGTTGGTTTGTCGGAACAACATTTGTTACCTCATGGTACACACACGGAGTTGCAAGCTCATACCTTGAAGGTTGTAACTTCTTAACAGCAGCTGTAAGCACCCCTGGTGATGCCATGGGACACAGTCTTCTATTTTTATGGGGTCCTGAAGCCCAAGGTAGTTTCGTAAGATGGCTACAACTTGGAGGTCTTTGGAACTTCGTTGCATTACATGGAGTATTTGGCCTTATTGGTTTTATGCTTCGTCAGTTTGAAATTGCTGGCCTTGTTGGAATTAGACCATACAACGCACTAGCTTTCTCAGCAGTAATTGCAGTATTCACAAGTATTTTCCTTATTTACCCTTTAGGACAGCATAGTTGGTTCTTCGCACCTTCATTCGGTGTTGCAGCAATCTTCCGTTACATTCTGTTCATTCAAGGTTTCCACAATATCACTTTAAATCCATTCCATATGATGGGAGTTGCTGGAATTCTTGGTGGTGCTCTACTTTGCGCTATCCATGGAGCTACAGTACAAAATACTTTGTATGAAGATACAAGTATTTACACAGATGGTAAGGTCCAAAGTTCAACATTTAGAGCTTTTGATCCAACTCAAGAAGAAGAAACTTATTCAATGATTACAGCGAATAGATTCTGGAGTCAAATTTTCGGTATTGCTTTTTCAAACAAGCGTTTCTTACATTTCTTGATGCTATTTGTACCTGTTATGGGTATGTGGACATCTTCAATAGGTATTGTCGGCTTAGCACTAAATTTAAGAGCTTATGATTTTGTAAGCCAAGAAATCCGTGCAGCAGAAGATCCAGAATTTGAAACTTTCTATACAAAGAATATACTTTTGAACGAAGGTATGCGAGCATGGATGTCTTCTGTGGATCAACCACACGAAAACTTTGTATTCCCTGAGGAGGTTCTTCCACGTGGAAACGCCCTTTAA
- the infA gene encoding translation initiation factor IF-1, with protein sequence MIETSGVIEKEQGNGFYLVTLEQPEGHQCLCRAAGKLTKFRIKLLAGDKVLVEISPYDLSRGRITYRERNSGGARPTTNKNNPKRNNK encoded by the coding sequence ATGATTGAAACCTCAGGTGTTATAGAAAAAGAGCAGGGAAATGGATTTTATTTGGTTACCTTAGAACAACCTGAAGGGCATCAATGTTTATGTAGAGCTGCAGGCAAATTGACTAAATTTAGAATTAAATTATTGGCTGGCGACAAAGTGTTGGTTGAGATAAGCCCCTATGATCTTTCTAGAGGGAGGATAACTTATAGAGAAAGGAATTCAGGTGGTGCTAGACCTACTACTAATAAAAATAATCCTAAGAGGAATAATAAGTAA